The proteins below come from a single Jaculus jaculus isolate mJacJac1 chromosome 12, mJacJac1.mat.Y.cur, whole genome shotgun sequence genomic window:
- the Ankub1 gene encoding protein ANKUB1: MGGGAAITSSECHLRAGLSHCLPTACPHLPAPSSPSGALACVLEEQAFDGSFEPFDVSPDDTVETVKQMIKDYFHVPLSEDQQGRQYLELMHAGAALRNSWTLADIGISFCSTLKCFVKKEDKPTLHVFNAVTHETMSVIENASLLGKTVSDLRQLITLRWGFPVSVYCLRTPEGLEMYDCNTLKDYGTDVGTTLRLDVWDGWKEFLLGCLLGQTLKVQRYLSKDGPVLKFQRRVALYMAAFYGHTELSEWALKQGAQPHEAVGVHPCRAWCPAALHADVAQCPVHAAAQAGQLLILKAFVNCSVLCLECRDAAGHTPLALAARHGHEDCVSYLLSKACSAVSLLKASVPVRVCIKLKQWLLRAQRRRAPGRRLGTAGLPGAKVGDAVAVDGFSEPAMTSRSWHRTADPDSERSARSPRSARRVPGNRQLPGNRQLPGNRQLPGNRQLPGNRQLPGNRQLPGNRAPRAREGAAASPPRGAGHRRPGPPAPQKSPARAAGGGAAPGRDAFLPQVPLPARARGQRSPPGLALAAPGARAVLASSCRPFSEHSGRTLRENAVYCLAVASAFKEKRWLQQLGIARVLAKKSISTLTTQGSLTAGANLPKIIKNHGNPGLGKDLVQQNLQF; encoded by the exons ATGGGGGGGGGAGCGGCGATCACATCATCAGAGTGCCATTTGCGTGCAGGGCTTTCGCACTGCCTGCCGACAGCTTGTCCACACTTGCCTGCACCATCGTCTCCATCGGGAGCGCTGGCCTGTGTACTGGAAGAACAAG CCTTTGACGGATCATTTGAGCCATTTGATGTCTCACCAGACGACACTGTAGAAACCGTCAAGCAAATGATAAAG GATTACTTCCACGTGCCTCTCTCTGAAGACCAGCAAGGCAGGCAGTACCTGGAGCTCATGCACGCCGGGGCTGCTCTGAGGAACAGCTGGACTCTTGCTGATATTGGAATATCCTTCTGTTCAACTCTCAAGTGCTTTGTTAAG AAAGAAGACAAGCCAACACTCCATGTGTTCAATGCTGTGACCCACGAGACAATGTCGGTCATAGAGAACGCTTCGCTTCTGGGTAAGACAGTGTCTGATCTTAGACAGCTGATAACGCTAAGATGGGGTTTCCCCGTGAGTGTCTACTGTCTCCGGACCCCGGAGGGACTGGAAATGTACGATTGCAACACGCTCAAGGACTACGGGACCGATGTTG GTACGACACTTCGCCTGGACGTctgggatggatggaaggaattTCTGCTGGGCTGTCTCCTTGGGCAAACACTGAAAGTCCAACGTTACTTATCCAAAGATGGACCAGTACTCAA GTTCCAGAGAAGGGTGGCCTTGTACATGGCCGCTTTCTACGGACACACGGAGCTCAGCGAGTGGGCGCTGAAGCAGGGCGCGCAGCCCCACGAGGCGGTGGGCGTCCACCCCTGCCGAGCGTGGTGCCCCGCCGCCCTGCACGCCGACGTCGCCCAGTGCCCGGTGCACGCGGCTGCCCAGGCCGGCCAGCTGCTCATCTTGAAGGCCTTCGTCAACTGCAGCGTGCTGTGCCTGGAGTGCAGGGACGCGGCCGGGCACACCCCGCTGGCCCTCGCCGCCCGGCACGGGCACGAGGACTGCGTCTCCTACTTGCTGAGCAAGGCGTGCTCCGCCGTGTCCTTGCTGAAGGCGTCGGTGCCCGTGAGGGTCTGCATCAAACTCAAACAGTGGCTGCTCAGGGCTCAGCGCCGCCGGGCTCCCGGGCGTCGGCTTGGCACCGCGGGGCTCCCTGGGGCCAAGGTCGGCGACGCGGTGGCGGTGGACGGCTTCTCGGAGCCCGCGATGACCTCCCGGAGCTGGCACCGCACCGCCGACCCGGACTCGGAGCGCAGCGCGCGCAGCCCGCGGAGCGCGCGTCGGGTCCCTGGCAACCGCCAGCTCCCCGGCAACCGTCAGCTCCCCGGCAACCGTCAGCTCCCCGGCAACCGTCAGCTCCCCGGCAACCGCCAGCTCCCCGGCAACCGTCAGCTCCCCGGCAACCGCGCCCCGCGCGCCCGGGAAGGCGCCGCAGCCTCGCCGCCCCGGGGAGCCGGGCACCGCCGCCCCGGACCGCCAGCCCCGCAGAAAAGCCCCGCTAGGGCGGCTGGCGGCGGGGCCGCGCCCGGGAGAGACGCCTTCCTGCCCCAGGTCCCGCTTCCCGCCCGGGCCCGAGGCCAGCGCTCTCCGCCCGGCTTGGCCCTCGCCGCGCCCGGGGCCCGCGCGGTGCTCGCGTCCTCCTGCCGGCCCTTCTCGGAGCACAGCGGCAGGACCCTGAGAGAGAATGCCGTCTACTGTCTGGCCGTGGCAAG TGCCTTTAAGGAGAAACGGTGGCTCCAACAGTTAGGAATAGCAAGAGTCTTGGCCAAAAAGAGCATTTCTACTCTGACTACTCAAGGAAGTCTGACCGCGGGTGCAAACCTTCCCAAAATTATAAAAAACCATGGCAACCCTGGTTTGGGCAAAGACCTGGTCCAACAGAACCTCCAGTTCTAA